The genomic segment CTGTAAACCATCAACTAATAGCGCTAAATCAATTTCATCGCCTGTCGTTCCCATTTTGGCGCTATCATTTTTAATACTTGCTAACTGATCTTCATAGATTTGCGCACTATCGTGTAATAAACGGCCAATTAAAGTACTTTTACCGTCATCCACACTGCCACAAGTCAAAAAGCGTAATAAGCCTTTATTCTGCTGAAGCGCTAAATATTCCTTCACACCATGCTGCTCGATTTCAGCTGCCATTTTGGTGGTATTATTCACTGCTTGATCCATAATTTTTCTCACTTACATTCTTTACGATGACATTCGTATCAATTCAATTATCGAAAACCATTCACCACAGAAAATTAGAAATACCCTTGACGTTTTTTAAGTTCCATAGAGGCACTTTGATCAGAGTCAATAAGACGCCCTTCTCGCTCACTTGAGCGGGTTAGCAGCATTTCTTCAATAATCTTTTCTAAGGTGTCTGCTTCAGAATTCATTGCCGCAGTTAATGGGTAACAGCCTAAGGTTCTAAAACGCACCTTCTGATAAGTCACTTCTTCATTTGGCTCTAATGGCATTCTGTCATCGTCTTTAAGGATCAACTGGCTTCCTTTTTGTACTACAGGACGTTCAGCCGCAAAATATAACGGAACAAGCTCAATGTTTTCTTGATAGATATATTGCCAAATATCTAACTCTGTCCAATTTGATAATGGAAATACGCGAATGCTTTCGCCTTTATTGACTGCGCCATTGTATGTACGCCATAACTCAGGTCGTTGATTTTTAGGATCCCAACGGTGATGTTTATCCCTAAACGAATAAACACGCTCTTTAGCACGAGACTTTTCTTCATCACGACGTGCTCCACCAAAAGCAGCATCAAACCCATATTGGTTAAGAGCTTGCTTTAAGCCTTGAGTTTTCATGATATCAGTGTGCTTAGAACTACCATGGTCAAAAGGGTTAATGCCTTGAGCAACGCCCTCTGGGTTTTGATGTGTCAGTAATTCAAAACCAAATTTTTTGGCTTGTTCATCACGGAACTTAATCATCTCTTTAAACTTCCAGCCTGTATCAACATGCAATAAAGGAAATGGGATCTTGCCAGGGTAGAAAGCTTTACGGGCCAGATGTAGCATTACCGAAGAGTCTTTACCAATTGAATACAGCATCACTGGGTTATCAAACTCAGCTGCGACTTCACGAATGATCTGGATACTCTCAGCTTCCAGTTGTTCTAAATGGCTTAATGAACGACTTGCCATGATTACTCTCCATTACCAAGACTGCAAAACAGTTAGAAATTAATAAATTGGGTAAATTACAATCCAAGGGCTGTAATTTCTGAATGTATTTGGGAAGTCGTTGCGGATGCTGGTGTAAACCAGTTTAACGTTTCCGCAAGCTCAACTACTTCACCGATAATCATCAGCGCAGGCATTTCAAGTGCTGCATCTGCCGCTAATTGGGGTAAGTCACTTAACTTACCGATAAATCTTTGTTGTAAAGCCGTGGTTGCTTTAGACACAATAGCCACTGGTGTATCAGGATGTCGGCCATGGCTCATTAAGCCTTCGCTGATAATATTGGCATTCAAAATACCCATATACACCACTAAGGTGTTGGATGAATTAGCATAGCCTTGCCAATCCATCGGTCGACTCTCCAACTGGCAATGCCCAGTAATAAACGACACTCCTTGAGCATAATCTCGGTGAGTGAGTGGAATTCCAGCATAAGCTGCTGTACCACTAGCGGCTGTAATACCGGGGACGACTTCAAATTCAACATCACTTTTAACTAAAGTTTGGAGCTCTTCTCCACCGCGACCAAAAATAAATGGGTCGCCACCCTTTAAACGAACCACATTTTTACGGGTATACGCTTTAGTCACTAATAATTGATTAATCTCATCTTGTGCAGCACTGTGTTTACCAACACGCTTACCTACAGCTATTTTTTCTGCAGCAGCAGGAATAAGATCCAGAATTTCTTGGCTAACAAGTGCATCATAAAGTACCGCATCAGCTTGTTTAATAACGCGATAAGCTTTTAACGTGAGTAGTTCAACATCACCGGGACCAGCACCGACCAACCATACTTTGCCTTTAGCCTGCTGACCAGGCATTGATACTAATTCCATGACCTACTTACCTTTCGATAATTAATTAAGGGTAAATATAGCGGTTTATATATTCCACATATAATATGTATTGATTAGCTTTTATTCCTTTTAGTTATATACAGAGCTATCTATTAATCTTTTTTCAGTACATATTACGCTGCTAGTATTTGCACTTTGTTGTCTTATATTTGTTTTATAAATGCGTAAGTTTTGTTTCACCTTTGTATCCGCGGTGATAACCTATGACGAAAATTAAGTAAAAAGGGAATTCAATGAGAACATTTTTTGGCATCGCTTTGACGATATGCATGCTCTATGACGTTTCTCAACTCGCATTCGCAAATGAGTCATTAGTTGATGAACGAGTAAAGAGTGAGACAGAGACATCTGAAAAACGCTTCGTGATCACACCTCATAAGGTGAATTACATCCTGCCTTACACTTACAATGACACCCCGAATACTGCTCCATACGTCGACTTTAAGACGGGTAACGACGACGCTGATGAGCACGTTGATAATGCTGAAGCTAAGTTTCAAATAAGCTTCAAATTTCCTCTTTGGTACAATGTTTTTGGTGATAATGGCCATTTATTTTTTGCTTATACCAACCAATCTTATTGGCAGGTATATAACAAAGACATCTCATCTCCTTTCAGAGAAACTAATCACGAACCTGAAATTTTTATGTTATTCAACAATGACTGGGAAGTTGCAGGCCTAAGAAACTCATTTTGGGGCCTTGGCGCTGTCCATCAATCAAATGGGAAGTCAGGAAGTTTATCTCGTAGCTGGAATCGTATTTATGGCGAAATGGTTTTTGATCGTGGCCCTTTTGCACTCGGATTTAAAGCGTGGTATCGCATTCCTGAAGATGAGAAAGAAACTCCAACATCAGCAGATGGTGATGACAACCCAGATATCGGCGATTACATGGGGAATTTTGAAGTGACGGCGATTTATGGTCTAGGTGAACATCGCTTTACCTTAATGGGACGTAACAATTTAGATAGCCCCAATAAAGGCGCAATAGAAGCAACCTGGAGTTACCCTATACTAGGTAACCTTAGATTATATACACAATACTTTAACGGTTATGGCGAGAGCATGATTGATTATAATCACCATAACCAACGTATCGGTATTGGCGTATCAATTAACGACATTTTATAACGCTGACAAATAAGTAAATAAAAAAGGTGAACCGCAAAGGTTCACCTTTTTTATTAGTAATCATAATGATTTATTTTGCTTTGCTATTCGCTTTGGTAGAGATAGCAAGGCCTTTATCGGTGACATCGAAAGTAAACTGCATGCGCATATCATAATCTTTCAAAGCAGAAATCTCTTCAGGAATAGGTTCACCACTGTCTTCAATCAGTTTCAACACTGGCGTGAGAAGTTTCTGACAGTCTAACGACATTGCTGTTAAGCCGTTAGCGACCACTTGCTCATCATTTAGCTGATTCGCTAATGCTTCACCTTTTTCACCGCTATAAATCACAATATGCTGGTCTTTAACCGCCATTTTAGCAGTGACGCCAAGCTCAGGCGGTAACATTAGGTATGGAGTGACATCGACCGCATCACCATTCTTAGTGAGTTCAACATTCGCTAACTGAGGTACAAAAGGCTTAACCATGTTGAGTAACATATCAGGATCATTGGCAGAAAGAGCAATTAACGAATCTAACTGCTTAAATCCAGGCTCACCATTTTCATCAGTTAAGGTGAAGTCGATGATAGATGCACTAACGCCTTGCACGCCATTCGCCATACCAGTCATCATGCCGAGCATCGCCGGATTTTGTTCGCTTAAGCCATATTGCATTTGCGCTAGCGCTTCACACTGATAACTCGGAGTTTGCAGATCTTGCCAAATTTCAGTCAATGCCGGCGCCAATTGCATCACATTCAAACCAATGCCTACAGAAGCTACATTGTCATTGAGGTTTTGGGCAAAACCAGGAATAAAGCCACGCATTTTAGTCAATGCACCTAGTATCACTTGGTTATTAGACTCAATCACGACTTTTGCATCAAAATTAGTTTGCTTTCTATCAACGGAGAAAGACGTTAATCCCATCACCGTTTTTGGCCAATTAGCAGCAATAGCACCAAACTCAGCTTTACATTCTGGAGTTTTGAATTCAGCGAATGGATCACTTTGAGTACCATCCATCTCAACCAGTTTAGTCAGTTGCTTCGCCAACATATTACCATCAGAGGAAGTTAATCCTTTCACTAACTCCACATGGTTAACAAAGCTGATGCTGTCTTGTAAGAAGCCATGTGTAGACGTAATGTTTTCGATGACATTAGTATCACTGATAGGGTTATCGACTTTCGTTAGCCCTAAAGCGGTTTCTAACAACGAAGCTTGGTTAAACGAAGTGTTTAAAGTAATCGTCAACCAGCCGTCTTGTTGTGCAAAAACCATATCAATGGTTTCATCTTCTGCAATCAGAGGATAAGCACGATATTCAAGGCCTTTAATCGACTCAGCTTTATGCACTAAGCCACTCTCTTCAGACGCCTTATCTAATAAAGCCCAAATTGCCGCCTCATTCTCAACCTGAATTTTGAATACCGGTAATGCACCTAAAGTGTATGTATAA from the Shewanella japonica genome contains:
- a CDS encoding phospholipase A; the protein is MLYDVSQLAFANESLVDERVKSETETSEKRFVITPHKVNYILPYTYNDTPNTAPYVDFKTGNDDADEHVDNAEAKFQISFKFPLWYNVFGDNGHLFFAYTNQSYWQVYNKDISSPFRETNHEPEIFMLFNNDWEVAGLRNSFWGLGAVHQSNGKSGSLSRSWNRIYGEMVFDRGPFALGFKAWYRIPEDEKETPTSADGDDNPDIGDYMGNFEVTAIYGLGEHRFTLMGRNNLDSPNKGAIEATWSYPILGNLRLYTQYFNGYGESMIDYNHHNQRIGIGVSINDIL
- the cobA gene encoding uroporphyrinogen-III C-methyltransferase, translated to MELVSMPGQQAKGKVWLVGAGPGDVELLTLKAYRVIKQADAVLYDALVSQEILDLIPAAAEKIAVGKRVGKHSAAQDEINQLLVTKAYTRKNVVRLKGGDPFIFGRGGEELQTLVKSDVEFEVVPGITAASGTAAYAGIPLTHRDYAQGVSFITGHCQLESRPMDWQGYANSSNTLVVYMGILNANIISEGLMSHGRHPDTPVAIVSKATTALQQRFIGKLSDLPQLAADAALEMPALMIIGEVVELAETLNWFTPASATTSQIHSEITALGL
- the cysD gene encoding sulfate adenylyltransferase subunit CysD, with the translated sequence MASRSLSHLEQLEAESIQIIREVAAEFDNPVMLYSIGKDSSVMLHLARKAFYPGKIPFPLLHVDTGWKFKEMIKFRDEQAKKFGFELLTHQNPEGVAQGINPFDHGSSKHTDIMKTQGLKQALNQYGFDAAFGGARRDEEKSRAKERVYSFRDKHHRWDPKNQRPELWRTYNGAVNKGESIRVFPLSNWTELDIWQYIYQENIELVPLYFAAERPVVQKGSQLILKDDDRMPLEPNEEVTYQKVRFRTLGCYPLTAAMNSEADTLEKIIEEMLLTRSSEREGRLIDSDQSASMELKKRQGYF